In Gadus chalcogrammus isolate NIFS_2021 chromosome 11, NIFS_Gcha_1.0, whole genome shotgun sequence, a single window of DNA contains:
- the vegfaa gene encoding vascular endothelial growth factor A-A isoform X5, with translation MNFVVTLIQILFAAVLHISTIKTASINKEDQKTVKGDKNVVVSFMQVFNKSRCQTREVLVDIYKEYPDRIEHTYIPACVILKRCSGCCNDEAMECVPTRTRNVTMEVLQVREKVSQHLSQLSFVEHEECDCRQKPEVKIKKEKCDKPRR, from the exons ATGAACTTTGTTGTCACTTTGATACAAATCCTTTTTGCAGCAGTTCTTCATATTTCCACTATAAAG ACTGCTAGTATAAACAAGGAAGACCAGAAGACGGTAAAAGGCGATAAAAATGTCG TGGTGTCCTTCATGCAAGTGTTCAACAAGAGTCGCTGTCAGACGCGGGAGGTGCTGGTGGACATCTACAAGGAGTACCCCGACAGGATCGAGCACACCTACATCCCCGCCTGCGTGATCCTCAAGCGCTGCTCGGGGTGCTGCAACGACGAGGCCATGGAGTGTGTTCCCACGCGGACTCGCAACGTCACAATGGAG GTACTACAAGTCAGAGAGAAAGTATCACAACATCTTTCTCAATTGAGTTTCGTAGAGCATGAAGAGTGTGACTGCAG ACAAAAGCCAGAagtgaaaataaagaaagaaaa ATGTGACAAACCGCGGAGATGA
- the LOC130391759 gene encoding LOW QUALITY PROTEIN: uncharacterized protein LOC130391759 (The sequence of the model RefSeq protein was modified relative to this genomic sequence to represent the inferred CDS: substituted 1 base at 1 genomic stop codon) has translation MERIQELLLTLQPGAGGAVADIRPDPSLGDVPGTDDVLSLAASANLFSEGVTGEEASNAFGEASRSSAQSSGHSTEGNPIGAVIRTALARLGLDAPQADLAQPSAFFRRSPATAPFSVPPSEEYLKELHLCWKDAKALPRPSSSARALAAMRDPAQYGLGCMPPVEPAIASLILTPDQALRPDARCPRPQCRVTDDLLSKAYDAAARMGRIGNSLSHLMLALSTSLQQAAVEPSTQDLSDASLQAFALMSRELGRVMSTLVQTRRQVWLAQSPLTEACRKALRAMPVVPGELFGSAALETLERAAQASHHALTQQEMRAYAGLGGLPSSPLITFAPPPAHRPGSLGPRSLTGTPPEPTEAGGPGARTTGPVVGCFSQQQISYWAACTIDPWVVSTLTRGYELQFRRRPQAFGRVRMTVVRDPTKAAALAQELSALLAKGAIEPVDPQLQPGGFYSAYFLVTKKDGGFRPILDLRGLNTFXKNLPFHMLTSADTLRVVARGEWFTTIDLKDAYFHVPVAAHHRRFLRFAYRGRHYQFRVLPFGLSLSPRVFTRVVAAALAPLQTQGMKILPYLDDWLVCAPSRSQVAQDTARLLSHVARLGLTVNQTKSCLDPSQRVTYLGLVLDSVAMKAYLSPRRVNDILRLLPLFRAGRRLLFIHFLQLLGKLAAASAVVPLGLLSLRPLQMWLNSLHLDAKWHRQRRVKVTLQCLVSLAPWRKRAYLEAGVPMGAIPARRELVTTDACLSGWGAVWQGRTAQGRWSGRDVAQHINVLELRAVQLALASFLPHLTGRHVLVRSDNMATVSQVNHQGGTRSARLLRVSQSLWTWASPRLASLRAVYLPGAQNRAADFLSRRKPPPGEWRLHPEVVESMWGLFGRAEVDLFASEESAHCPLWFSWAEASSPLGQDALAHDWPDRPLYAYPPLPLVLPTLQRVLLQGHRLLLVAPFWPGRLWYPLLLRLCCRSPWRLPDRRDLLSQLGGQIWHPDHSRLQLWAWPLQGPTHC, from the exons ATGGAGAGGATACAGGAACTCCTCCTGACCCTGCAACCTGGGGCAGGTGGCGCGGTGGCTGACATCCGGCCTGACCCTTCCTTGGGGGATGTGCCGGGGACGGACGATGTCCTGTCGCTGGCGGCATCAGCCAACCTCTTTAGTGAGGGTGTCACGGGGGAGGAAGCCTCAAACGCTTTTGGGGAGGCCTCCCGCTCCTCTGCTCAGAGCTCTGGGCACAGCACAGAGGGTAACCCCATCGGGGCCGTCATCCGTACGGCCCTGGCTCGCCTGGGGCTCGATGCTCCTCAGGCAGACTTGGCCCAGCCTAGCGCCTTTTTCAGGCGCAGCCCTGCCACAgcccctttctctgtccctccttcggAGGAGTATTTAAAGGAGCTACACCTCTGCTGGAAGGACGCCAAGGCTCTCCCCCGTCCTTCTTCCAGTGCTCGGGCCTTGGCTGCCATGCGGGATCCAGCGCAGTATGGTTTGGGTTGCATGCCACCCGTTGAGCCCGCCATTGCCTCCCTCATTCTAACACCCGATCAGGCCTTGCGGCCGGATGCCAGGTGTCCTCGGCCCCAGTGCAGGGTCACAGACGACCTGCTTTCAAAGGCCTATGACGCAGCAGCACGTATGGGGCGGATTGGcaactccctctcccacctaaTGCTGGCGCTCTCGACCTCGCTGCAACAAGCTGCAGTTGAGCCGTCTACACAGGACCTGAGCGACGCGTCCCTACAGGCCTTTGCCCTCATGTCCAGGGAATTGGGGCGTGTTATGTCCACCCTGGTCCAGACTCGCCGCCAGGTCTGGTTGGCTCAGTCGCCCCTGACGGAGGCGTGCAGGAAGGCCCTTAGAGCCATGCCAGTGGTACCGGGGGAGCTGTTTGGGTCAGCTGCCCTGGAGACGCTGGAGCGAGCTGCCCAAGCTAG CCACCACGCTCTTACCCAGCAAGAGATGAGGGCCTACGCAGGTCTCGGCGGTCTGCCCAGCAGCCCGCTGATAACTTTCGCGCCCCCGCCCGCCCATCGCCCGGGCAGCCTCGGGCCGCGGAGCCTCACCGGTACCCCTCCAGAGCCGACAGAGGCCGGGGGGCCAGGCGCTAGGACCACGGGGCCGGTCGTCGGCTGTTTTTCCCAGCAGCAGATCAGCTATTGGGCTGCCTGTACTATAGACCCCTGGGTGGTTTCCACCTTAACCCGGGGGTACGAATTAcagttccgacgccggccccagGCCTTCGGCCGGGTCAGGATGACAGTCGTCCGCGACCCGACGAAGGCCGCAGCTCTGGCCCAGGAGCTATCCGCCCTCCTGGCCAAGGGTGCGATCGAGCCAGTGGACCCTCAGTTGCAACCCGGGGGGTTCTACTCGGCGTACTTTCTGGTAACCAAGAAAGACGGCGGATTCAGGCCCATTCTAGACCTAAGGGGCCTGAACACGTTTTAAAAAAATTTACCATTTCACATGCTCACCTCGGCGGACACCCTGAGGGTAGTTGCCAGGGGGGAGTGGTTCACGACTATAGACCTAAAAGACGCCTATTTTCATGTGCCGGTTGCGGCACACCACAGGCGGTTCCTGAGGTTTGCCTATCGGGGCAGGCATTACCAATTCAGGGTACTTCCCTTCGGGCTTTCCCTCTCCCCGAGGGTTTTCACCAGGGTTGTGGCGGCAGCCCTCGCACCCCTGCAGACGCAGGGCATGAAGATCCTGCCGTATCTGGACGACTGGCTGGTCTGTGCGCCCTCCAGGTCCCAGGTGGCCCAGGACACGGCCCGCCTGCTGTCGCACGTCGCCCGGCTGGGCTTGACGGTGAATCAAACAAAGAGTTGCCTGGACCCTTCCCAACGGGTTACCTATCTGGGGTTGGTCCTGGACTCGGTCGCCATGAAGGCCTACCTTTCACCTCGACGGGTGAACgacatcctccgcctccttcccctcttcagAGCCGGCAGGAGGCtgctttttattcattttcttcagctTCTGGGCAAGCTGGCAGCTGCTTCAGCTGTGGTGCCTCTGGGCTTACTGTCCCTGCGCCCACTCCAAATGTGGCTGAACAGCCTGCACCTAGATGCCAAGTGGCACAGGCAGAGGAGGGTCAAGGTGACCCTGCAGTGTCTTGTCTCTCTGGCCccatggagaaagagagcgtaTCTGGAGGCAGGCGTGCCCATGGGCGCAATCCCGGCACGCCGGGAGTTGGTGACAACCGACGCCTGCCTCTCGGGATGGGGCGCAGTGTGGCAGGGCAGGACTGCGCAGGGACGGTGGTCTGGCCGGGACGTGGCACAACACATCAATGTGCTGGAACTCCGGGCTGTGCAGCTGGCATTAGCCAGCTTTCTGCCCCATTTGACAGGCCGGCATGTCCTGGTCCGGTCGGACAACATGGCCACGGTTTCGCAGGTGAACCACCAGgggggcaccaggtcagcaCGGCTACTCCGGGTATCCCAGAGCCTGTGGACTTGGGCTTCTCCCCGTCTGGCCAGCCTACGGGCAGTCTATCTGCCGGGGGCCCAGAATCGGGCGGCAGACTTCCTCTCCCGACGGAAGCCTCCACCGGGGGAATGGCGGCTTCACCCCGAGGTGGTGGAGTCAATGTGGGGCCTCTTCGGCAGGGCAGAGGTGGACCTCTTTGCCTCGGAGGAGTCGGCGcattgccccctctggttctcctgggcaGAAGCGTCCAGCCCCTTAGGGCAGGACGCGCTGGCGCACGATTGGCCGGACAGGCCTCTTTATGCCTACCCACCATTGCCTCTGGTTCTGCCGACACTCCAGAGGGTCCTTTTGCAGGGCCACCGGCTCCTTCTGGTGGCCCCCTTTTGGCCGGGGAGGCTCTGGTATCCACTGCTGCTCAGGCTCTGCTGCAGATCGCCATGGCGCCTCCCCGACAGGAGGGATCTCCTGTCCCAGCTGGGGGGTCAGATCTGGCATCCCGACCACTCTCGCCTACAGCTCTGGGCTTGGCCACTGCAGGGCCCGACCCACTGCTGA
- the vegfaa gene encoding vascular endothelial growth factor A-A isoform X3, with translation MNFVVTLIQILFAAVLHISTIKTASINKEDQKTVKGDKNVVVSFMQVFNKSRCQTREVLVDIYKEYPDRIEHTYIPACVILKRCSGCCNDEAMECVPTRTRNVTMEVLQVREKVSQHLSQLSFVEHEECDCRQKPEVKIKKEKGKGQKRKRKKQRDTAGIAEAYASSTGCLGQSMVSLLMVGLLSKELFC, from the exons ATGAACTTTGTTGTCACTTTGATACAAATCCTTTTTGCAGCAGTTCTTCATATTTCCACTATAAAG ACTGCTAGTATAAACAAGGAAGACCAGAAGACGGTAAAAGGCGATAAAAATGTCG TGGTGTCCTTCATGCAAGTGTTCAACAAGAGTCGCTGTCAGACGCGGGAGGTGCTGGTGGACATCTACAAGGAGTACCCCGACAGGATCGAGCACACCTACATCCCCGCCTGCGTGATCCTCAAGCGCTGCTCGGGGTGCTGCAACGACGAGGCCATGGAGTGTGTTCCCACGCGGACTCGCAACGTCACAATGGAG GTACTACAAGTCAGAGAGAAAGTATCACAACATCTTTCTCAATTGAGTTTCGTAGAGCATGAAGAGTGTGACTGCAG ACAAAAGCCAGAagtgaaaataaagaaagaaaa GGGCAAGGgccaaaagagaaagagaaagaaacagagagacactgCTGGGATTGCTGAGGCCTATGCCAGCTCCACAGGGTGCCTAGGCCAGAGCATGGTGTCTCTCTTGATGGTTGGCTTGCTATCCAAGGAACTCTTTTG TTGA
- the vegfaa gene encoding vascular endothelial growth factor A-A isoform X2 — MNFVVTLIQILFAAVLHISTIKTASINKEDQKTVKGDKNVVVSFMQVFNKSRCQTREVLVDIYKEYPDRIEHTYIPACVILKRCSGCCNDEAMECVPTRTRNVTMEVLQVREKVSQHLSQLSFVEHEECDCRQKPEVKIKKENRCERCSERRNRFFTQDPLTCKCSCKFTQLDCKSRRLELNERTCRCDKPRR; from the exons ATGAACTTTGTTGTCACTTTGATACAAATCCTTTTTGCAGCAGTTCTTCATATTTCCACTATAAAG ACTGCTAGTATAAACAAGGAAGACCAGAAGACGGTAAAAGGCGATAAAAATGTCG TGGTGTCCTTCATGCAAGTGTTCAACAAGAGTCGCTGTCAGACGCGGGAGGTGCTGGTGGACATCTACAAGGAGTACCCCGACAGGATCGAGCACACCTACATCCCCGCCTGCGTGATCCTCAAGCGCTGCTCGGGGTGCTGCAACGACGAGGCCATGGAGTGTGTTCCCACGCGGACTCGCAACGTCACAATGGAG GTACTACAAGTCAGAGAGAAAGTATCACAACATCTTTCTCAATTGAGTTTCGTAGAGCATGAAGAGTGTGACTGCAG ACAAAAGCCAGAagtgaaaataaagaaagaaaa CCGATGTGAACGTTGCTCAGAGAGAAGAAATCGCTTCTTTACGCAGGACCCTCTCACCTGTAAATGCTCCTGCAAATTCACCCAGTTAGACTGCAAGTCAAGGCGACTTGAGTTAAACGAACGAACTTGCAG ATGTGACAAACCGCGGAGATGA
- the vegfaa gene encoding vascular endothelial growth factor A-A isoform X1: MNFVVTLIQILFAAVLHISTIKTASINKEDQKTVKGDKNVVVSFMQVFNKSRCQTREVLVDIYKEYPDRIEHTYIPACVILKRCSGCCNDEAMECVPTRTRNVTMEVLQVREKVSQHLSQLSFVEHEECDCRQKPEVKIKKEKGKGQKRKRKKQRDTAGIAEAYASSTGCLGQSMVSLLMVGLLSKELFWYFVN, encoded by the exons ATGAACTTTGTTGTCACTTTGATACAAATCCTTTTTGCAGCAGTTCTTCATATTTCCACTATAAAG ACTGCTAGTATAAACAAGGAAGACCAGAAGACGGTAAAAGGCGATAAAAATGTCG TGGTGTCCTTCATGCAAGTGTTCAACAAGAGTCGCTGTCAGACGCGGGAGGTGCTGGTGGACATCTACAAGGAGTACCCCGACAGGATCGAGCACACCTACATCCCCGCCTGCGTGATCCTCAAGCGCTGCTCGGGGTGCTGCAACGACGAGGCCATGGAGTGTGTTCCCACGCGGACTCGCAACGTCACAATGGAG GTACTACAAGTCAGAGAGAAAGTATCACAACATCTTTCTCAATTGAGTTTCGTAGAGCATGAAGAGTGTGACTGCAG ACAAAAGCCAGAagtgaaaataaagaaagaaaa GGGCAAGGgccaaaagagaaagagaaagaaacagagagacactgCTGGGATTGCTGAGGCCTATGCCAGCTCCACAGGGTGCCTAGGCCAGAGCATGGTGTCTCTCTTGATGGTTGGCTTGCTATCCAAGGAACTCTTTTGGTATTTTGTAAATTAA
- the vegfaa gene encoding vascular endothelial growth factor A-A isoform X4 — translation MNFVVTLIQILFAAVLHISTIKTASINKEDQKTVKGDKNVVVSFMQVFNKSRCQTREVLVDIYKEYPDRIEHTYIPACVILKRCSGCCNDEAMECVPTRTRNVTMEVLQVREKVSQHLSQLSFVEHEECDCRQKPEVKIKKEKGKGQKRKRKKQRDTAGIAEAYASSTGCLGQSMVSLLMVGLLSKELF, via the exons ATGAACTTTGTTGTCACTTTGATACAAATCCTTTTTGCAGCAGTTCTTCATATTTCCACTATAAAG ACTGCTAGTATAAACAAGGAAGACCAGAAGACGGTAAAAGGCGATAAAAATGTCG TGGTGTCCTTCATGCAAGTGTTCAACAAGAGTCGCTGTCAGACGCGGGAGGTGCTGGTGGACATCTACAAGGAGTACCCCGACAGGATCGAGCACACCTACATCCCCGCCTGCGTGATCCTCAAGCGCTGCTCGGGGTGCTGCAACGACGAGGCCATGGAGTGTGTTCCCACGCGGACTCGCAACGTCACAATGGAG GTACTACAAGTCAGAGAGAAAGTATCACAACATCTTTCTCAATTGAGTTTCGTAGAGCATGAAGAGTGTGACTGCAG ACAAAAGCCAGAagtgaaaataaagaaagaaaa GGGCAAGGgccaaaagagaaagagaaagaaacagagagacactgCTGGGATTGCTGAGGCCTATGCCAGCTCCACAGGGTGCCTAGGCCAGAGCATGGTGTCTCTCTTGATGGTTGGCTTGCTATCCAAGGAACTCTTTTG A